In Halogeometricum sp. S1BR25-6, a single genomic region encodes these proteins:
- a CDS encoding AI-2E family transporter, translating into MNVGGAPAIDRRRAGWWLVAAVVVGIVGLFLYSFVGTFVLGLFVYYGARPVNRRIQRRVNSRGLAATVTLLFIVVPTLALLGYAGFVALRELTATLDSGTVTLLLNRLPGDQQTLAGVARNFPQFVQQLGDVSQFRQAFQTLAGALGTVTTGLLHLTLALAFAFFLYRDGHRLQAWYRKTVGGRDTAAYSYLAGVDADLEVVYFGNVLTVLAVTLGSMAVYNGYNVLAPSAVELPFPTLLAVLTGLATFVPLVVGKLVYVPATAFLTWRAVQADGSLLVYPAAFLVVVFLLLDVLPQSVVRPYISGQTMHEGAVLFAYILGTALFGWYGLFFGPLLLVIVVQFANFVLEDLLWGRPFSPAPTDATDLGTDPTDVRAATADAATSESSESNPSGDAVEGRTSESESEGGSGDENTDGSGHGG; encoded by the coding sequence ATGAACGTCGGAGGAGCGCCGGCTATCGACCGGCGGCGCGCCGGTTGGTGGCTCGTCGCGGCGGTCGTGGTCGGCATCGTCGGACTGTTTCTGTACTCGTTCGTCGGGACGTTCGTCCTCGGCCTGTTCGTGTACTACGGGGCCCGTCCCGTCAACCGGCGCATCCAGCGGCGGGTCAACTCCCGAGGGCTGGCGGCGACGGTCACTCTCCTGTTCATCGTCGTGCCGACGCTGGCGCTGTTGGGGTACGCCGGGTTCGTCGCCCTCCGGGAACTCACGGCGACGCTCGACTCGGGAACGGTCACGCTGCTGTTGAACCGCCTCCCCGGCGACCAGCAGACGCTCGCCGGCGTCGCCCGAAACTTCCCGCAGTTCGTCCAGCAGCTCGGAGATGTGTCGCAGTTCCGGCAGGCCTTCCAGACGCTCGCGGGCGCGCTCGGCACGGTGACGACGGGACTGCTCCACCTCACGCTGGCGCTCGCGTTCGCGTTCTTCCTCTACCGGGACGGCCACCGACTGCAGGCGTGGTACCGAAAGACCGTGGGCGGCCGCGACACCGCCGCGTACTCGTATCTCGCCGGCGTCGACGCCGACTTGGAGGTGGTGTACTTCGGGAACGTCCTCACCGTCCTCGCGGTGACGCTCGGGTCGATGGCCGTCTACAACGGCTACAACGTCCTCGCTCCCTCGGCGGTCGAACTCCCCTTCCCGACCCTGCTCGCGGTCCTCACCGGACTCGCGACGTTCGTCCCTCTCGTCGTCGGGAAGTTGGTGTACGTCCCGGCGACGGCGTTCCTCACCTGGCGGGCGGTGCAGGCCGACGGGAGCCTCCTCGTCTACCCCGCCGCTTTCCTCGTCGTCGTCTTCCTCCTCCTCGACGTCCTCCCGCAGTCGGTCGTGCGGCCGTACATCTCGGGGCAGACGATGCACGAGGGGGCGGTGCTGTTCGCGTACATCCTCGGCACGGCGCTGTTCGGTTGGTACGGGCTGTTCTTCGGCCCCCTCCTGCTGGTGATCGTCGTCCAGTTCGCCAACTTCGTACTGGAGGACCTTCTGTGGGGGCGCCCGTTCTCCCCCGCTCCGACGGACGCGACGGACCTCGGAACCGACCCGACCGACGTCAGGGCGGCTACCGCCGACGCGGCGACGAGCGAGTCGTCGGAGTCGAACCCGAGCGGCGACGCCGTGGAGGGGCGGACGAGCGAAAGTGAGAGCGAAGGGGGGAGCGGCGACGAGAACACCGATGGGAGCGGCCACGGCGGGTGA
- a CDS encoding class I SAM-dependent methyltransferase has translation MSALPPERPLAHVYDAAYASVPNWDIGRPQRPFVHLVESGYVRGPVLDLGCGTGELSLFVAQRGFNVLGIDISPVAIRQSREKARWRRIDAAFLVWDALYLDRLADAGFAFRTVLDSAMYHVLAAEERDRLVDGLGEIVPSGGRYCVLGDARTDDRSGYGITPGEVGARFEATGEWETEFGYRTMFERRHSSNRAYFVGLQRR, from the coding sequence ATGAGTGCGCTTCCGCCCGAACGACCGCTGGCGCACGTCTACGACGCCGCCTACGCGAGCGTCCCGAACTGGGACATCGGCCGACCGCAGCGACCGTTCGTCCACCTCGTCGAGTCGGGGTACGTCCGCGGACCGGTATTGGACCTCGGGTGCGGGACGGGCGAACTGTCGCTGTTCGTGGCCCAGAGGGGCTTCAACGTGCTCGGCATCGATATCTCGCCCGTGGCGATTCGACAGAGCAGGGAGAAGGCTCGGTGGCGTCGTATCGACGCCGCGTTTCTGGTGTGGGACGCCCTCTACCTCGACCGACTCGCCGACGCCGGGTTCGCCTTTCGGACGGTGCTCGACTCCGCCATGTACCACGTTCTCGCGGCCGAGGAGCGAGACCGACTGGTCGACGGTCTCGGCGAAATCGTCCCCTCCGGCGGCCGGTACTGCGTCCTCGGCGACGCGCGCACCGACGACCGCTCGGGGTACGGCATCACGCCCGGAGAGGTCGGCGCCCGATTCGAGGCGACGGGCGAGTGGGAGACGGAGTTCGGCTACCGGACAATGTTCGAGCGGCGACACAGCAGCAACCGGGCGTACTTCGTCGGACTGCAACGGCGGTGA
- a CDS encoding tyrosine-type recombinase/integrase, translating to MAVETADGETVEDAVAYFLQDMTYHGRTDRTRDAYERVLRRFEAFLGDAEANPMGAERCVEEASHRDCMAWIHSLRGSDAADSTVATYATYLHRFYAYMTQVGAFEGNPMTLVMEEMDEQIDANPSRREISVPEMREFLREVHHPLDRAVLFTLLKTGMRVGELCNLDCRDVSLADGTPLGDVSRRAQLDGRGPSLYVSAEPSAGERANGERRTASNKRKRSTVVPVDGELERALARWLAIRPDVRSPADPLFVSTSGSWGERLTTDMVHHLVERHAAERGWHRAGGNAEENVTPHYFRHFFTTHLRDRTGDRGIVKYLRGDVGGDIIDTYTHNWGDSVRETYEAHIYSLL from the coding sequence GAGCGCGTCCTTCGGCGGTTCGAGGCGTTCCTCGGGGACGCCGAGGCGAACCCGATGGGCGCCGAGAGGTGCGTCGAGGAGGCGTCCCACCGCGACTGCATGGCGTGGATCCACTCGCTTCGAGGGTCCGACGCCGCCGACAGCACCGTCGCCACGTACGCGACCTACCTCCACCGGTTCTACGCGTACATGACGCAGGTCGGGGCGTTCGAGGGGAATCCGATGACCCTCGTGATGGAGGAGATGGACGAGCAGATAGACGCGAACCCCTCGCGCCGAGAGATATCCGTCCCCGAGATGCGCGAGTTCCTGCGGGAGGTCCACCATCCGCTCGACCGCGCGGTGCTGTTCACCCTCCTGAAGACGGGGATGCGCGTCGGCGAACTCTGCAACCTCGACTGTCGGGACGTATCGCTGGCGGATGGAACGCCGCTGGGCGACGTGTCGAGGCGGGCGCAACTCGACGGCCGCGGCCCCTCGCTGTACGTCTCCGCCGAACCGTCGGCCGGCGAGAGGGCCAACGGCGAACGGCGGACGGCGTCGAACAAGCGCAAGCGTTCCACTGTCGTCCCCGTCGACGGGGAGTTGGAACGGGCCCTGGCGCGCTGGTTGGCGATTCGACCCGACGTGCGCTCGCCCGCCGACCCACTGTTCGTCAGCACCTCCGGGAGTTGGGGCGAACGGCTGACGACAGATATGGTCCATCACCTCGTCGAACGCCACGCCGCCGAACGCGGGTGGCACCGCGCCGGCGGAAACGCCGAGGAGAACGTCACACCCCACTACTTCCGACACTTCTTCACCACGCACCTCAGAGACCGGACCGGCGACCGCGGCATCGTCAAGTACCTCCGCGGCGACGTCGGCGGCGACATCATCGACACGTACACCCACAACTGGGGTGACAGCGTCCGAGAGACGTACGAGGCGCACATCTATTCGCTTCTCTGA